Proteins encoded by one window of Actinocorallia herbida:
- a CDS encoding ABC transporter permease: MTAILADDQVRKTPPRLRRSALARFARNREAVLGLLVLALVVLVSVLAPWLAPHDPNAGDAENVLAPIGSAGHLLGTDDQGRDVLSRVVHGGRSALMVSTAAVAVALVAGTALGLFAAFAGRRVSGVLMRVVDLMFAFPVILVALSLAAVLRPGSWVLIGTVVFAALPYVTRIVFAEAKVEREKDYVEAARSLGASESAVVWTEVLPNLVSSVVIYGTSLVGVNIVFTASLSALGLGIQPPDPDWGRMISEGAKVLVTGNPGVATFPAAAILLVALAFNWLGDGLRDVLNP; encoded by the coding sequence ATGACGGCGATCCTCGCGGACGACCAGGTCCGCAAGACCCCGCCGCGGCTGCGCCGCTCGGCCCTCGCACGGTTCGCCCGCAACCGGGAGGCCGTGCTCGGGCTCTTGGTGCTCGCGCTCGTCGTGCTGGTCTCGGTGCTCGCCCCGTGGTTGGCCCCGCACGACCCGAACGCGGGCGACGCGGAGAACGTGCTCGCGCCGATCGGGTCGGCCGGGCATCTGCTGGGGACCGACGACCAGGGCAGGGACGTGCTCAGCCGGGTCGTCCACGGCGGGCGGAGCGCCCTCATGGTGTCGACCGCCGCCGTGGCAGTCGCCCTGGTCGCGGGAACCGCGCTCGGGCTGTTCGCCGCCTTCGCGGGACGGCGGGTCTCCGGCGTGCTGATGCGGGTCGTCGACCTCATGTTCGCGTTCCCGGTGATCCTCGTGGCGCTCTCGCTCGCCGCGGTGCTCCGGCCGGGCTCGTGGGTGCTGATCGGCACGGTCGTCTTCGCCGCGCTGCCCTACGTCACCCGCATCGTCTTCGCCGAGGCGAAGGTCGAGCGGGAGAAGGACTACGTCGAGGCGGCCCGCTCCCTCGGCGCGTCCGAGTCCGCCGTCGTGTGGACCGAGGTGCTGCCCAACCTCGTCTCCTCCGTGGTGATCTACGGGACCAGCCTCGTCGGGGTGAACATCGTGTTCACCGCGAGCCTCAGCGCGCTCGGCCTGGGCATCCAGCCGCCCGACCCGGACTGGGGCCGCATGATCTCCGAAGGCGCGAAGGTCCTGGTGACGGGCAACCCGGGCGTCGCCACCTTCCCCGCCGCCGCCATCCTGCTCGTCGCCCTGGCCTTCAACTGGCTCGGCGACGGACTGCGCGACGTCCTCAACCCGTGA
- a CDS encoding ABC transporter permease — MARRILWRLTGLVPMLFIISLLVFFISKAGPADPVKGALSQKMSPEQIEQIRQAYGLDRPAWQQYAGWLGDMVTDGGGISLSVRSPVSELVYPAFRNTLILGAAATLLTVVLGVAIGFASGLRHGRPTDRIAMLFVQIGSNLPIYWFGLIIIWLTAVRWQWLPAGGMHDLRGEGGFGDLLLHLIAPAFAASLVSMLIIARFVRAAVIESEQSDYIRTYRSQGFGRAAIVGRHIGRNVLPPIVNTTGLTVGSVITGVVFVETIFSWPGIGSVLLNAIAGSDYPVIQSGILLVAVTFVLVNLVTDIALDLLNPRLRHGGA, encoded by the coding sequence ATGGCACGTCGAATCCTGTGGCGGCTGACGGGCCTGGTCCCGATGCTCTTCATCATCAGCCTGCTGGTGTTCTTCATCTCCAAGGCCGGCCCCGCCGACCCGGTCAAGGGCGCGCTCAGCCAGAAGATGTCGCCGGAGCAGATCGAGCAGATCCGGCAGGCCTACGGCCTGGATCGGCCCGCCTGGCAGCAGTACGCGGGCTGGCTCGGGGACATGGTCACCGACGGCGGCGGCATCTCGCTCAGCGTGCGGAGCCCCGTGTCCGAACTCGTCTACCCGGCGTTCCGCAACACCCTCATCCTGGGGGCTGCCGCCACGCTGCTGACCGTCGTGCTCGGCGTGGCGATCGGGTTCGCCTCCGGCCTGCGGCACGGCAGGCCGACCGACCGGATCGCCATGCTGTTCGTGCAGATCGGGAGCAACCTGCCGATCTACTGGTTCGGACTGATCATCATCTGGCTCACCGCGGTCCGGTGGCAGTGGCTGCCCGCGGGCGGCATGCACGACCTGCGCGGCGAGGGCGGGTTCGGCGACCTGCTGCTGCACCTGATCGCTCCGGCCTTCGCGGCGTCGCTGGTGTCGATGCTCATCATCGCCAGGTTCGTCCGGGCGGCGGTGATCGAGAGCGAGCAGTCGGACTACATCCGCACCTACCGCTCCCAGGGCTTCGGCCGGGCCGCGATCGTCGGCAGGCACATCGGCCGCAACGTGCTGCCGCCGATCGTCAACACCACGGGCCTCACGGTCGGCTCGGTGATCACCGGGGTGGTCTTCGTCGAGACGATCTTCTCCTGGCCGGGGATCGGGAGCGTCCTGCTCAACGCGATAGCCGGGTCGGACTACCCCGTCATCCAGTCGGGCATCCTGCTGGTCGCGGTGACGTTCGTGCTCGTCAACCTGGTCACCGACATCGCGCTGGACCTGCTGAACCCGCGGCTCAGGCACGGTGGCGCATGA
- a CDS encoding dipeptide ABC transporter ATP-binding protein codes for MTTPILSVAGLGVDFTLPGAVVHAVRGVDLELRPGEVLALVGESGSGKSVTAAAILGLLPREARVTSGAIRFRGDDLVGLPERRLNVHRGSGIGMIFQNPVTSLDPSFTIGSQLGDTARLHLGVSRRAATGVAREWLERVRIDDPDRVLKAYPHELSGGMRQRVMIALAGLSKPAVLIADEPTTALDATVQKQILDLLLDLSGETETAVLLITHDFGVVAHTSTRVAVMREGVIVETGETDRVLRAPSHAYTRTLIDAVPEIGQRGLHPGGARRLLGGEPRTQRVHLTQRRATPPPETPARREDRPILELRDVSKEFVLGGLGTGRHRSAVRAVDGVSLSLRRGETFGLIGESGSGKSTLARLAGALIPLTAGSVVFDGADVAAADAEGRRDLRRRFQYVFQDAATALNPRLKVGDQIARPLLRLGKAANRKAAEDLTGRALDLVGLSAGYADRYPREFSGGQRQRVGIARAIALEPDLLILDEPTSALDVSTQATVLNLLLDLKDELDLTYLFIGHNLAIIEFVCDRVGVMRGGSLVETFPADDLFHPERHPATRTLLDAVLPVGVGAFAAKETS; via the coding sequence ATGACGACACCCATCCTCAGCGTCGCCGGACTCGGCGTCGACTTCACGCTGCCCGGCGCCGTGGTCCACGCGGTCCGGGGCGTCGACCTCGAACTCCGGCCCGGCGAGGTGCTGGCGCTCGTCGGCGAGTCCGGATCGGGCAAGAGCGTGACGGCCGCGGCGATCCTCGGCCTGCTGCCGCGCGAGGCGCGCGTGACGTCCGGGGCGATCCGTTTCCGCGGCGACGACCTGGTCGGCCTTCCCGAGCGGCGCCTCAACGTCCACCGGGGCTCCGGCATCGGGATGATCTTCCAGAATCCGGTCACCTCGCTCGATCCGTCGTTCACGATCGGCAGCCAGCTCGGCGACACCGCCCGGCTCCACCTCGGCGTCTCCCGCAGGGCGGCGACGGGCGTCGCGCGGGAGTGGCTGGAACGCGTGCGGATCGACGACCCGGACCGCGTGCTCAAGGCGTATCCGCACGAGCTGAGCGGGGGCATGCGGCAGCGCGTCATGATCGCGCTCGCCGGGCTGTCGAAGCCCGCCGTGCTCATCGCCGACGAGCCGACCACCGCGCTCGACGCCACGGTGCAGAAGCAGATCCTCGACCTGCTGCTCGACCTGTCCGGCGAGACGGAGACCGCGGTCCTGCTCATCACGCATGACTTCGGGGTCGTCGCGCACACCAGCACGCGGGTCGCGGTGATGCGCGAGGGCGTCATCGTCGAGACGGGGGAGACCGACCGGGTGCTGCGCGCGCCGTCGCACGCCTACACGCGCACGCTGATCGACGCGGTGCCCGAGATCGGGCAGCGCGGGCTCCACCCGGGCGGGGCGCGCCGGCTGCTCGGCGGCGAGCCCCGCACGCAGCGCGTCCACCTGACGCAGCGGCGCGCGACGCCGCCGCCGGAGACCCCCGCGCGGAGGGAGGACCGGCCGATCCTCGAACTCCGCGACGTGTCCAAGGAGTTCGTGCTCGGCGGTCTCGGCACCGGCCGGCACAGGTCGGCGGTGCGGGCCGTCGACGGCGTGTCCTTGAGCCTGCGGCGCGGGGAGACCTTCGGCCTCATCGGCGAGTCCGGCTCGGGCAAGTCCACCCTCGCCCGGCTCGCGGGCGCGCTCATCCCGCTGACGGCCGGATCGGTCGTGTTCGACGGCGCCGACGTCGCCGCCGCGGACGCCGAGGGCAGGCGTGACCTGCGCCGCCGCTTCCAGTACGTGTTCCAGGACGCGGCCACCGCGCTCAACCCCCGCCTCAAGGTCGGCGACCAGATCGCCCGGCCGCTCCTGCGGCTCGGCAAGGCCGCGAACCGCAAGGCGGCCGAGGATCTGACGGGCAGGGCACTCGACCTGGTCGGCCTGAGCGCCGGATACGCCGACCGCTACCCCCGCGAGTTCTCCGGTGGCCAGCGCCAGCGGGTCGGCATCGCGCGGGCCATCGCCCTCGAACCCGACCTGCTGATCCTCGACGAGCCCACCTCCGCCCTCGACGTCTCGACCCAGGCGACCGTCCTGAACCTGCTCCTGGACCTCAAGGACGAACTCGACCTCACCTACCTGTTCATCGGCCACAACCTCGCGATCATCGAGTTCGTCTGCGACCGCGTCGGCGTCATGCGCGGCGGCTCGCTGGTCGAGACGTTCCCGGCCGACGACCTCTTCCATCCCGAACGCCATCCGGCCACCCGCACCCTGCTCGACGCGGTCCTGCCCGTCGGTGTCGGCGCGTTCGCAGCCAAGGAGACCTCATGA
- a CDS encoding NtaA/DmoA family FMN-dependent monooxygenase (This protein belongs to a clade of FMN-dependent monooxygenases, within a broader family of flavin-dependent oxidoreductases, the luciferase-like monooxygenase (LMM) family, some of whose members use coenzyme F420 rather than FMN.): protein MTTPLILNAVEMNTAGHLAFGLWRRHAETAREYTDVEYWVELGRVLEGSGFDALFLADALGQLDIYERSADRSLIDAVQTPLDDPLLVVSAIAATTRTLGVGVTVSTTYEHPYLLARKFSTLDHLTRGRIGWNIVTSQLDSAARNLGLARQLPHDQRYELGQEFLDVVYKLWEGSWDDGAVVKDRARGVYADPAKVHAIGHAGEYFSVPSAHLSEPSAQRTPVLFQAGSSPRGRAFAARNAEVVFVAGVEPPVLRRNIEDIRRLARLEGRDPGAIRFLGLATVIADATDAAAEAKLRDYQRYRSVEGAIAHFSAITGIDWGQYDLDTPLEYLETDSNRSILASVTKDAPDRSWTLRKLFGSAESVGGYGAPIVGSGTTVADRLEELAAESGLDGFNIAGAVAIEDYRAFGEHVTPVLAERGRVRDKVPGRTLRESLFGASPLLPADHPGARYRGAFAGLPSAAPSLLTADSTKG from the coding sequence ATGACCACCCCGCTGATCCTCAACGCCGTCGAGATGAACACCGCGGGCCACCTCGCGTTCGGCCTGTGGCGGCGGCACGCCGAGACGGCACGCGAGTACACCGACGTCGAGTACTGGGTCGAGCTCGGCCGGGTGCTGGAGGGGAGCGGCTTCGACGCCCTGTTCCTCGCCGACGCGCTCGGCCAGCTCGACATCTACGAGCGCTCGGCCGACCGTTCGCTCATCGACGCCGTCCAGACCCCGCTGGACGACCCGCTGCTGGTCGTATCGGCGATCGCCGCGACCACCCGCACCCTGGGCGTCGGCGTCACGGTCTCGACGACCTACGAGCACCCGTACCTGCTCGCCCGGAAGTTCAGCACGCTCGACCACCTCACCCGGGGGCGGATCGGCTGGAACATCGTCACCTCCCAGCTCGACAGCGCCGCGCGCAACCTCGGCCTGGCGCGGCAGCTCCCGCACGACCAGCGCTACGAGCTCGGCCAGGAGTTCCTCGACGTCGTCTACAAGCTCTGGGAGGGCTCGTGGGACGACGGCGCGGTCGTCAAGGACCGGGCACGGGGGGTCTACGCCGATCCCGCGAAGGTGCACGCGATCGGCCACGCGGGCGAGTACTTCTCCGTGCCGAGCGCGCATCTGTCCGAGCCGTCGGCCCAGCGCACGCCCGTCCTCTTCCAGGCGGGCTCCTCCCCTCGGGGACGCGCCTTCGCGGCCCGCAACGCCGAGGTGGTCTTCGTCGCGGGGGTCGAGCCGCCGGTGCTGCGCCGGAACATCGAGGACATCAGGCGGCTCGCGCGGCTGGAGGGCAGGGACCCCGGCGCGATTCGGTTCCTCGGGCTCGCGACCGTCATCGCGGACGCGACCGACGCCGCGGCCGAGGCCAAGCTGCGCGACTACCAGCGCTACCGGAGCGTCGAGGGCGCGATCGCGCACTTCTCGGCCATCACCGGGATCGACTGGGGGCAGTACGACCTGGACACGCCCCTGGAGTACCTGGAGACCGACAGCAACCGGTCGATCCTCGCGAGCGTCACGAAGGACGCGCCGGACCGGTCGTGGACCCTCCGGAAGCTCTTCGGCTCCGCGGAGTCGGTCGGAGGCTACGGGGCGCCCATCGTCGGGAGCGGCACGACCGTCGCCGACCGGCTGGAGGAGCTCGCCGCGGAATCGGGGCTGGACGGCTTCAACATCGCGGGCGCCGTCGCGATCGAGGACTACCGGGCGTTCGGCGAGCACGTGACCCCCGTCCTCGCCGAGCGCGGACGAGTCCGGGACAAGGTGCCGGGCCGGACGCTGCGCGAGTCCCTGTTCGGCGCGTCGCCGCTGCTCCCCGCCGACCATCCCGGAGCGCGCTACCGGGGCGCCTTCGCCGGGCTGCCTTCGGCCGCCCCCTCCCTCCTCACCGCCGACAGCACGAAGGGCTGA